CGACAAGTTCGTCGACGCGAAGACGATGGAGCGGTTCGACTACCTGCTCCACCACAAGGGTGGGTTTCTCATCTTCCTGCTCTTCCTGATCCCGGGGTTCCCGAAGGATTACCTCTGCTACATCCTTGGGCTGGGCCATCTCACCACGTTGGATTTTCTCGCCATCGCCACGACGGGGCGCCTTCTCGGCACCGCGCTGCTCACGCTCGGGGGAACGTTCCTGAGGAACCACCAGTATTACCGTTTCTTCCTGCTCAGCGGCGCGGCGCTGGTCGTCGTTTTCCTCACCATCGCCTACCGGGATCGGCTGGAATCCTTCCTGAAGTCGCTCCACGAGCGGTACCTTCGGAAAAAGGGGAAGCGACCCGGCACGCCAGTGTAGCGTCTCGCGAATAGCCTGACGCATCGAGAGCAGCGTTCGAATGCCAGGGTATTTGCGAGACGCTGCACTACTTGATCCGGAAGTCGACCCGGCTGTCCCGTAACTTTCCCTTTCTCTCCGGAGGGAGGGTTTTCGGCTCCACGAGGAAGATCCTCCCCGGCTCCACCTTCCCCGCGCGGATCAGCCGCTCCTTCACGCTCGATGCGCGCTGCAACGCGATCTGTCGAAGATCATCGTTCGTCACGGGTATGTGCGTCAGCATCAATTTCTCCATCTCCGCGACCGGCAGATCCTTGGCCATCCCGAGGAAGTTCCTCGGTTTCGGGAACTTCTCTTCCCTGTACGCCTGCGCAAGGTATTTCGGGTATTCGGCCGCATCCACCGGAACGTTGTCCAGCGCCGGGACGGCCTGCCCCGAACGGACGAGTTCCCTCACCTTCCGTGCGGCCACTTTCCGACGGAAGAGGAGCCGTCGCCATCCTTCCGAGTCCCTCTCCACGTCGACGTGCCCTTCGATCTCCAGCCGGAGGCCTGGACGTTCCACCAGGATCCTGGCGAGGGATCCGATCTTCGCCTCCGCGGTCCCGGGGAGATCGATCGTTCCCGGATCGAACTCGAGATAAGCGAGTTCCTCCCCTCCACCGAAGATCGCCCCGAGCAGTGCGAAGGGAGATGTTGCCGCCTTGACCAGCAGGTTCTTGACGATCTGCCAGACAACTCCCCATACGCTGAATTTCGGGTCGTCGATCTGTCCCGTCACGGGAAGGTCGAGATGGATCTCCCCCTTGCGGTCCGTGAGAAGCGCGATCGCGAGACGAACGGGGAGCTTCGTCGCGTCCGGGCTGTCCACCGCCTCGCCGAAGGTGAACTGATCGAGAAACACCTTGTTCTCCGCCTCAAGCTTCTTTTTCTCGATGTGGTACTTCAGCTCGAGCGCCAGCCTCCCCTTCCGGATCCCATACCCGGCGTACCGGCCGGCATAGGGAGAGAGCATCGACAGGTCCATCTCCCGGAAGTCGACCTTTAGATCCACGAACAGGTTCTTCGCCAGCGGATTGATCTTCCCCCGGATCTCGAGTGGAGCCGCGTTTCCCAGCTTCCCCCGAAGGTCGACGTCCGCCTGCAGGCTCTCCTCCGAAGAAAGGCCCGATACCCGTCCACCGATCTCGACGAGGCTCGCCGTGTAGTTCGGCTTCACGTACCGGTCAGAGAAGAGGATCGTCCCCCCCTGCAGCGTCACGGTTTCGATCCGGACAGGGATCGCGACCGGTTCCGCCGTTTCGACGGGAGACGCGGTCACGGCCTTCGCCGCTGCGTTGTCCCCGGCGGTCGCCGCCTTCGCGATGATCCCTCGGACGTTCAAGGTGGCGTCCGGGTTCACGACGATCCGCGAGAAAAAGTCCGAGAGGGCGATCCCCCGGATGGAAACCTTCCGCGGGGCATTCCCCGCGTCGATCCCGCCGAGATGAAGGGTGGCGAACTTGAGGAACTCTTCACCGCGCTCCTTGTCGACGGAGGAGAAGCCGTTCACGGACACCTTCCCCTTGTACCCGACGCGCGTCGGTCCTCCCTTCGTGGCGTCGACGGACAGGTCCCCTTCGGCGGACACGGCTCCCCGCGTCACGAGAATCTTCACCTTGTCCGTGAAATACGGCTGCACGGGGGAGATCGGGATCCCCTTCGCCCGGATCTTCGCCGCCATCGACGGGGGATCGACCGAAACAACGCCGTCCAGGGAAACGCCCCCGGTCCGGTGGACGCGGGTGGAGAAGGAGAGGAGCGCTTTCCGGTTCTTCTCCGTGCGGACGTTGTCCGCCGCCAGATGCAGCCGGTCGAGGGAGAGATCGATGGGCGGGTCGGTGGTACGGTCCCTGAACCGCACCTTCCCGCCGGAGAGACGGATCGCCTCGATGGATATCCTCGTCTCCGCGCTCTTCTCCGGGTCCGTCCCCTTTACTCCGTGCGTAGACAACCGAAGCAGGTTCAGTTTTCCGTTCCGGTCGATCACGGCGTCGATCCCGGGATCCTTGACCGTCAGGCTCGCCACCCGGAACTCCCGGGCCACGATGTCGGAAGGGGAAACGACGACCTCGATCCAGGGGAGGGAAAGCATCGGGCTCTTCTCTTTCCCCCGGAGACGAAGATCCCGTAACGTCACGTTTCCCTCGACGCGGATCACCGGCAGTTTCCCCTTGTACTGTGCAAAAGAGACGGCGGCCTTGACGTCCAGGACCCCGGAAGGAATCTCGAACTCCCGCCGTTCGGGGAGGTACGCAAGGTAGTACGGGATGTCGAGGTCCCTGATCTTCACATCGAAGGTGGTTTCCCGGGACTCGCTGAACGGTTTGCTCCTCCCCTTCAGGGATACCGTATCGCCGTTGACCACGGCCTCGAAGGACGGCTGGATGTACCGGTCAACGTAGTACGGGAGGTTGGAAACGAACGGAATGCCGATGCGGATTCCCCGCACCTCGTGACGGGTTTTCTTCGGGCCGTCGTCGAAATCGATCCGCCCGTCGACCACCCGGATATTATTCA
This portion of the Deltaproteobacteria bacterium CG2_30_66_27 genome encodes:
- a CDS encoding TVP38/TMEM64 family protein; translation: MQEKLKFLVKPLVFLFAFLALSFSLYHLGLFHFFMNRERLVVWIHSLGAWGFVGFILLQVVQVVAAPIPGEATGVLGGYLYGPVVGVVLSTVGLTLGSFLAFSLSRFFGRPLTDKFVDAKTMERFDYLLHHKGGFLIFLLFLIPGFPKDYLCYILGLGHLTTLDFLAIATTGRLLGTALLTLGGTFLRNHQYYRFFLLSGAALVVVFLTIAYRDRLESFLKSLHERYLRKKGKRPGTPV